The genomic interval attaactaagtgtttttcaaacattttttaaaatttagctaCTCTTCAGGGGGGCTAAAAATTACATGAAAAATAGAATCCTTCTTCCTAAGtaatttctttttgatttatgttaaagggggagagagaTCAAAGTTAAGTAAGGAGAGAATATAAggaatttttcttttcttatctcaTTTACTCCTTTGTTTTAAATTCCTAACATTACTGtaatattttcttaactttgaactatattgtcataattaaaaaaggagagattgttggtacaggaAACATTaatgatcgaacctatgttttgattatgtcaaagggttcaaagttaaggtgttttgttatctgatatcttgaatgagcattgcaggaaagtcctaagtttacttaggcaaaagtcctagctgcagttaggcaaagggaaaaccctagggggcagtaaccctaggtcatagggggcggtaaccctatacggaaagccttggcgggtcgaagcttcgggcaaaaatcctaaggggcggtaaccctagattaaaatcctggtgttgcgaaccgggtagaagtctggacgggtcgtggaccggacgtccaacatgaagaccggaagcatcggacgctgagcaaaagtccagtcggtctggaggaccgaactgacaaaagagtaggtgaggacgtgttccccggaagaggaaacagtagacatcggttcgacctaagatttttggtcagaaatccgaagtcaaaaccgGACAGTTCGGTGACTATCGagtattttatttatcatatttaatgtatgctaactttgttttgcaggatatgttgtgTTTGTAtggtctaacatgtcttgcagggttAAAAAACAAAGTTATGCCTCAGATGAgcagtacccgaggtgccctcatggagcttggaggaacCTTGGGTGCAAAGGAGCTGAGTTTGCGCACAGCaaagctggaggtgcctcagactgagctggaggcgccttagacagcttggaggcgccttcaatcggATCAACGAAGAAGATTTCAGCGCTTATCCGTGTGGTTGACTCCgcgggtttgaggcgcctcagtgaacctttgaggcgcctccagtaggTTATATAAGGGGGTTCGAGTAGCACCTTTCAAATGCAAGTTCACAAGTAATCCAGCTATTGTTTGTTGCTCAAGAGACGCtctgaagtgctgttgcaagtccccgacgacctgGAGTtccaattttaatatttttgttgtcggtatagccttttaattattgttttgtaatacatatttgtaacCTTGCGCTTTAATAGTGAATTGTCTAAAGTAAACGCCcaacgagcgtggaccttggagtaggggTCGCCTaaaactccgaaccaagtaaaatcacttGAGTCCTTCTGTgctttattatttccgctgctaattctcgattgttttacgattctgaaacgcgtgaaagccacgagcgatattcacccccctccccctctagcgcttttgatccaacaagGTATGTTATATGTAGAACTGTACACCTGGtgacacacctgtgtcaagaggtgacaagttcagccTGTAGCAGTGTCCACAGCttaaacttgaaataaaggagatggaatAATTCCTATATGCGtcagcagtgggaagtctcatgtatgcataaGTTTGTACTCAACCAAATATAGCATTTATAatggggatgttaggcagatatgtAAGTAACCCAAGACCATCGCAATGGAAAGCGATAAAGAGTGTGATACgatatttgcaaagaactaaaagGACATATGCTCATGTATAGGAGATCAGATCatctggaggtgattggatattcataCTCCGATTTTACTAGATGCTTGGATAGCAAGAGATCTACTTTGGGCTATGCTTTCATGCTAgctggaggggctatatcttggaagagcatcAAGCAAAtgctagtagccacttctactatgaaGGTAAAGTTGGTAGCATGCTACGAAGCATCTAATCACGAGATTTGGCTGTGGAACTTTATCACAGCATTACAGATCATTGATGGCATTGATAGACCACTaaggatctactgtgataataaagtcgTAAAACTTTATACCATGAACAACTGCAATTCGTCGAAGTCAAAGCACATTGACATTAAGTTTCTAGTGGTTTAATAAAGAGTTTAGAGTagtcagattatggtagagcacataagcacagattccatgttggccgatccactcaccaaaggcttggtgcctaaggtgtttcatgcgcatgttgtggatatggaagtccttcttatggaagaagaactcatctagtgggagtCTGTATTTATCTTATTTCTCTAGATTTGataataaatataaacattttgttttgattattgtacgtacttaaagttcaaaacattaatgagaatttatatgtttgtttgacacttTGACTGTAATATCATCATTTACTCTTGTTCAGTATTtgatgtttgtaaatatgatacagaTTCTTTTTGGAATCATATAGTTTGGATCATGATTTGTTATTGTAGTATAACATAAAGTATTTTGTAAATATGATCTGAtctcttttgaggtcatcttaggactagttggaaattgacatgtattgatcatatttcatgtaatttccactctacacatccacatcttgatttatgtcattaatgacattggtattatGATTACTCCTATATGAATAAAGTTAATAGATCAGATTGTTTACAGAGATATTTTGTaccaataaagtttgatatcaactacaGTTTTATTTGCATTTAACATACAACTCATATtagcccaagtgggagattgttggatataattatctctATAGGTGAGCTTATTTGTAAGTTGTACATGTGAATATGATCCGAACTTATTTAAGTGATATGAAAGTTATTGAGTTTTCGAGTTATTggatgtggatctcatatgtATAGAACTCATTacccgcatctattatcatctatgggcTGATAATGGATGTACACTATATAATGGGTTGATTCCCAAAGGATTAGGGTATCTTTTTGAAATGTTTCTTCAttccccattgacgaagaggattcgacgccgtcaaccctaactcctccggAAGACCAACCTTCTTCTTCTATAAGATTGTCGGATCGACGAACTTTACACGAAGAACAATGATAATTCCGCTATGTTCAGGTTCTTCGTAATTAcagttgatcccgtccggaatctgagtcggaCGGGGGCCTGTTGTGCTGTTGTCGACGTCGTTGAGATGCATCGCTGACGCTGTACTTCCTGCAAGGATTACCGCAGGAGGATGACGGAAGACGATGACTAGGATGACGAGGTGGAGATCTCctacacacactcagacgagcacCCTGGTCATTAGAGACCAAAAAccaggggaaaagtccccggatcaggccctccgacactcaagtcaattaCTTTTTCTCCAGAAGCATAGTGGAACAAAAGGACGAAATGTAAAAGACGAATGTGAAAGGAtcagtgagcgtacctgcataagggagaAAGCACTGCTTTTTATATGGCAGTGGGTACTTCTAGAGTCTGataagtgtcagggaatgtcgggtgtcaagaGTTgcctggcggtgaatgacacatgaCATCTTCCTATAGGACGGAGGAGGGATCGAGGGGGATTAAAccctagaccgttagcatattccctgacatgcgatgattattctctgacgggtGGTTAAGATTCCCTGGCTTGATTGTTGTATAGTGCGTGCCCACCCAGGTCTGTTATCCCTGGACTAGGTCCCCGTACCTACAAACCTTGATCTGTGAGCACAGACCTGCATTCACTAGCCTGTGTTTGTCGCTCCATAAATCCAGATCTGTATGTCCAGCTCTGCATTTGCCACCCGGTGAATCTGGTAAATTCAAACCTGCATTTGCTGCCCCGCAACTCGAGACCCCCGCTTGTCGTTCCTTAAGTCTGGTCCTGTATGCATGGCCTAGCTCAATATTTTGTCTTGTAAGTTCTGAACTGTATGTCTTGGTCCACATATCCTATTCTGCATGTCTTATCCTGTAAATCTTGACCTATGAGCCTTAGTCTGCCTTTCCTAAACTGTAGGTCCTGGCCCACATATCTTGTTCTGCCTATCTTGtcctgtaagccttagtccgtCTCCGcttatcctgacctgtacgtccTGATCCTGTTCTGCATATCTTGTCATGTAATTCCTGATCCGTAAGCCTTAGTCCGTATCCGCCTATCCTAACCTGTACGTCCTGATCCTGTCCTGCATATCTTGTCCTGTAATtcctgacctgtaagccttagtccgcCTCCGCCTTTCCTGAACTGTACGTCCTACATTCTGAGTTCCTACTTGCCATGTAGGCCTGATCCCTGACTGTCATGTaatcttgacttttgactaccaCGTAGGCTGGACCTTTGACCACCatgtaggcttgacttctgacctccgcGTAAGCTTGAGTAAGCCTTAGTCCGTCTTCGCCTATCCTGATCTGTACGTCCTAATTCTGTCCTGCATATCTTGTTCTGTAATtcctgacctgtaagccttagtctgCCTCCGCCTTTCCTGAACTGTACGTCCTACCTTCTGAGTTCCTACTTGCCATGTAGGCTTGATCTCTTACTGTCATGtaatcttgacttttgaccaccatGTAGGCTGGACCTTTGACCACCccgtaggcttgacttctgacctccgcataagcttgacttctgacctcctcATGGGcttgactcctaaccacatcGGCTATCCGACCCCTCACTCACGCACCGTATCAATagtatttatgtatttatttttttatgccaTGTTCTCGATAAAACGAAGATTCATGCTCATATATTCTTGTATTTCCTATATACGAATTCTTATATGGTTATTAGAATCCATGCGACTTATGTTTTTAGTAGAACTATCACAAAACCCTAATGGAATgagactctcacctcaggaatGGCAGGGTGAAGCCTCAGGGTTTCAGTCAGTGCTGCATGGAGAAACTGCATCTTGCTGAGGGATGCTTCTGTGAGGGTTTCAGTGAAACCAGCTGCCCTGTCCGTGCAGCAGTGATCTGCTGCAGTTGAATCCTCAACTTCTCGAGCCAACTGGTCCTGTAAAGAAGAATGCTTGCAGTTGCAGAGCATGTAGAAGAACCAAGAAAGCGTGATGGCTGTGGTGTCTCTTCCTGCTATTATTATGTTCAGAATGATGTCTCTCAGGTACTTATCGTTCATGTTCTCTGaatccttctccttctccaccaTGAACCTTGATAGCATGTCCTGCTTCCCAACCTACAGATCGATCGATGATGCAGATTGTAGTAATTTGATTGAAATTGCTAAAATATTATACAAGTCAAAGCAAGATGAGTACACACAGTCTGATTTTGCTGCTCAGAGAGAAGCTCCTTCTTATTGGAGATCAACTTGTAGATGAACTCGTCGATGATTTGGATGTCCTTTTTCAGGGTGGCTTCTGATCCAACATTGAGCAGTTTCTTGATCATCCACGAAGGATCGGCGTAGCGCCAGAGCACGAGATCGCCCGCCTCGTCGAACGCCCTCGCGAAGGCCATCCCTTCTTTGCTCAATCCAGAAAGAGTGTCCAATTCTACATCAAACCCAATCTTGAATATAGAATCCATGGTCGACCTCATGAACAGATCCTGCAGCAGATCAAAACCACAAGGTGTACGTTCTAGCAAACTAGCATTTGGGAAACAATTCCACACTACTGTTTTGTGATCTTGACCTGGATGTCCACGGATTCATTGGAGCGAGCTGAATTGGAAATCGCCGCGGCAAGCTTGGCCGCAGCCTTCCTGAAAACGTCGCCGCTGAAGTCTCTCAAATTCTTTGTGGAGAACTCATAGCTCGAGAGCTTCCTCTGGTGCCGCCACTTCTCTCCGTCAACGGCGAAGATCCCGTCGCCGAGAAGATCCTTGAGGGTATGGTAGTTGTAGAATCCCTGTTGGTTCATCGCATCAAGATTATTACGGATACAAACACACTGATCAATATAATAAATTGAAGAACAAATACCTTTCCATATTTGGCAAAATTGGTTCTAAGGACGTGCTCGACGACAAGGGGATCGACGGTGTAGAAGTAGCTCCTGCTGGGTCCGAGGAGCCGGAAGGTCTTGCTCTCGCCGGCGAGGTCGGTGTGGTAGTCATGGATCCTACTGAAGTAGAGGAGTTGGTGCAAGATTGAACCTTTAAGAGGAGGAAGTCTTCTCTTCTTCCCAAATCTGTGGAAGGAGGCAGCTAAGAAGAACACAAGTAGAAGGGTGGCTGCAAAAGAAATGGGGGCATAGGAGAAGAAGAAATCCTCCATGGACAGGAACTCAAGGATCGAAAAGTATCCTCACCGGAGTTACTCATCTACTACAATAAATTATGCAAGGTGACAACACAAACAGACAGATTTTCCACCGTGAACAAACAAAACTTCACATCAATAAgtcagaaaaaattttaaaaaaagaaagacGTTTCAGTATTAAATGGGCAAAAGTTATTAGATTATACTTTCGATTCGGTAAACATGACGTGTTTATTTGGTGAAGTTTGGCCAAGTGACATGCAAAGAAGAATGGATTGGTTTGTTTACCTAAGATTAGGTGCATTCATTCTTTATACGCAGTTGCATCCTTTGTTGTTTCAAAAGTTAAATCGAAAATAGATTCGAGTAAGAGGAAAGAACTGTTTAAGGAGAGAATTTATGCTTAGTTTAGTTGTGATTTTACAAGATTGTAGTTGAGAGTTGAAacaaagaagggaaaaaaaacatatttttaatCTTTTTGCGGTGGCGTTGACGATGGTCGGGCGGCCTACTATTAAACCCCGGCCATGCCAGAATCTACTTGAGACGACGAAGCTAGCGGCGCCAAGATCCAACGGAATCTACGTAATTCGAAGGCAGATGGCGGCGGAGAGAGGAGCAGGGGATGGCGGAGGCGCGTCGACGGCGCTGTTGCGGGGGGACTTTGCGTGCCTGTGGGAGAAGCAGGGGGAGTATGTGGATCGTCGCCGGGCCTTCCTCCGGAGCTACCCCTTGTGCCGCGAGCAGCCCCGCCGCCGCGTCCGCCGCCTCGTCTGGGCCCGCCTCCGCGACGCCCGCAGGCTGCCGCGCCTCTTCTGGGCTAAGCTCCGGGCAGCCTTCGCCGGCGGCCGCAGCAGCGGGCGGCGCCTCTTCGCCTTCCAGCTTCTTCCGCACCCCGGCGCTCGCACCGGAGGCCCCGCCGCCAGGAGCTAGCCAAATTGgtaggcggcggcggcggcaacaTCTTCTCTGCTTTCCTT from Zingiber officinale cultivar Zhangliang chromosome 6B, Zo_v1.1, whole genome shotgun sequence carries:
- the LOC121992097 gene encoding cytochrome P450 704C1-like; amino-acid sequence: MEDFFFSYAPISFAATLLLVFFLAASFHRFGKKRRLPPLKGSILHQLLYFSRIHDYHTDLAGESKTFRLLGPSRSYFYTVDPLVVEHVLRTNFAKYGKGFYNYHTLKDLLGDGIFAVDGEKWRHQRKLSSYEFSTKNLRDFSGDVFRKAAAKLAAAISNSARSNESVDIQDLFMRSTMDSIFKIGFDVELDTLSGLSKEGMAFARAFDEAGDLVLWRYADPSWMIKKLLNVGSEATLKKDIQIIDEFIYKLISNKKELLSEQQNQTVGKQDMLSRFMVEKEKDSENMNDKYLRDIILNIIIAGRDTTAITLSWFFYMLCNCKHSSLQDQLAREVEDSTAADHCCTDRAAGFTETLTEASLSKMQFLHAALTETLRLHPAIPEDPKICFCDDTLPGRLDIKKGDMICYLPYSMGRMKFLWGEDAEDFRPERWLDENGAFQAENPFKFTAFQAGPRICLGKDFAYLQMKILSAVLLHFFRFELKDESRNVRYKSSITLRIDGGLELLASHRQTPDIVYEEEEHLCFKN
- the LOC121992100 gene encoding uncharacterized protein LOC121992100; the protein is MVGRPTIKPRPCQNLLETTKLAAPRSNGIYVIRRQMAAERGAGDGGGASTALLRGDFACLWEKQGEYVDRRRAFLRSYPLCREQPRRRVRRLVWARLRDARRLPRLFWAKLRAAFAGGRSSGRRLFAFQLLPHPGARTGGPAARS